The genomic region GTGCGCTTAAATTCCTAATTAAGTCTGCTTCGCCAATATGTTGTTTTAATGACAATTTAACGGATCGACATCGCTATTTTTAATAGATCGATAATCTATCGTTTCTGGCGTTGGCAACCCTACAACATATAAATGACACTAAACCAATCTGATCAGCGACATTGCATTATTAAAATTATGATTTCTATTAATCACAACAGTAATAACTTAACTATACTTTAAAACAGTTAGCGCATCGGTCAAGTAGCAGACGGATGAACGGACAGGGAGTTTGCGGTCGTAAACTCTTCAAAATAAGCATAAGGATCAAGTTTTTATTGAGTTTGCCGAGAGTTTAAAGGAAGGTAATGATTAATTATGTCTGTGTCAGGAACGGTCATGGAAGAAGATATTTTAAAGAAGGTTGCTAGTCGCGTTTTAAAAGAAGCGGGACGTATCGATTCTTTGGTGGGTGAATTCACCGAAGTGAAGCAATCCAGTGAAAAAACCGTTGATTCCATTGAGTCACGGTTGCAAAGCGTATTGGGTGAATTTGAACAGTTGAAAGACCGTTTACATGCGGTAGAAAGTCAGCTGGAAGAAGCGCAGTCCTCACAAAGTAGTTCCAGTGTAGAGAATCTGGCTGACCGTGCTGAACTGGAAGCCTTAAAACGGGAATTAGAAGAGGCCCGGGCTCTGAATGAGGAACACGTACATCGCAATGCGGTGCTTCAGGCGACAGTAGAGCAGCTCAAGAAAGAAAAAGAAGAGTTATCCGAAACGTCTGGTGATATTACTCGCTACAAGGCCGAAACCAATGTGGGCTCTTCCTCTGTGGTGCCTCGTGAAGATATCCGAGGCGATTGGTGTTTGTACAAGGAAGTTGTGCCTTTACTGATTACCTATAAGCGAGATTTGAAACAGATGGAATCCGAATTGTTTCGTCTGAAGGGGCGATCAGGTTTGGCATCTGAATAAATAATTTTGGTATGCCCTTGGATCTTGAGGTGATATCTTTCTCAGAAAGAGTCATGATAAAACCTAATCAAAAAGCAGTACGATCAGAGGTTTTAGCCCTTGAGTAAAAAAATAATAAAAGGCGCCCTCATGTGTTGGATTAGATATGTTGTACTAATGCTGGCCGTTCTGGCATCGTCCCTGACTTGTCGTGCTGACACAGACATTAATGACTTGGTGTGGCCGAAACTTATTGAAGTTCACCAAGGCGACATTTATTCGTTGGAAGACGCCTCTAAATACATTGAAGACCGTCATGGCGAATACAACATTCAGATGGTTCGGGAACAGGCTGAATTATGGCAGCCAGTGCCGGACGACTCCTTAAACTTCGGCTACAGCCGCTCCAAGTTCTGGATTCATAGCCAATTCAACAGTGAAATCAATGAACCGTTAATCATTCGGGGTGAGTACGCCTTGATTGATTTTGTCGATGTCTGGATATATCGAAACGGCCAGCTGGTGAAAGCGCATCAAACCGGGGATTCGCGTCCTTACTACAGTCGACCTATCGAACATCCACAGTTTGTGTTCTCTGTGGATTCAAAGATTGGCGATCAGATCGATGTCTATTTCCGCTTGCAAACTGATGGTTCGGTGACCTGGCCATTGCGTGTCATGAGTGAATCCACCTATGAAACGCAGCAAGATAATATCTTGGTGGTGCGTGGTGGTTACTTCGGCATCATGTTAGTGATGGTGCTCTATAACCTGTTTATCTATGCCGTGATTCGACAGCGGGCGTATGCCTATTATGTGCTCTTTGTCTCGACCTTTTTGTTCTTTCAACTCGTTTATGAAGGGGTGGCTTTCCAACACTTATGGCCAAATTTACCTTGGCTGAATGCTTATATGTTGCCGCTTTCCTATGCCCTCAACGAGGTTGCGATGATTGCCTTCATCCGGGTATTTATGGAACTGCCGGGGAAAAACCCGAGGCTGGATCTCTATTTCCGAATGCTGATGATCATGGCTGTTGGATTGGTCGTCGGTGTGACGGTGATCCCGTACAAATATTTAGTCCCAATGGTTGTGGTGCTGGCGTTGGTGGTGACCATCAGTGGTTTCAGTACCGGTGCTTACCTTTGGTCGAAAGGGAATAAGTTCGCGCATTACTTTACGGTGGCTTGGGCTCTGTTATTGGTGGGCTTGGTGTTGGGTAATCTTCGGGCGATAGGCATTATTCCAACCAACTTTGTGACGGCACATGCCTATCAGTTCGGGGCAGTGTTCGAAGTGCTGCTATTGTCGCTGGCGCTTGCCCGTCGTATTGATATTGCACAGAAAGAAAAAGCATTGGCAGAAAAAGAGATGATTCGTGCTCAGCGGGAATCCATCTTAAATCTGAAACGCTATCAGGATCTCTACGATAACGCTGTTGCTGGGATGTTCCAAAGTAATCTCCAGGATCGCTTTATTCGGGTCAACGGGGCGTTGGCCAACATGTTTGGTTATGAGTCGCCGCAGGAAATGGTCTCACAAATCAGCAGTATTTCTCATGATCTGGCGGCGGATAAGCCGGACATGGATGAGCTGTTCCGAAAACTGCTTCGTGAAAAGTCGGTGATGGACCGAGAGTTAAAACTGCGCTGCAAAGACGGTTCTTACATCTGGGTTTCTATGACGGTTCGAACCGTGATGGATATTGCCGGTAATGTGGATCACCTGGAAGGTTCGGTGGTGGATATTACCGAGCGGAAGTACGCTGAAACTTACCGTCAGGAAGAAGAGCGCCGAAGAATGGCGGCCTTGGAAGAAGTGGTCGTCGGCGTCGCGCATGAGGTCAGTACACCACTGGGTATTAACCTCACCAGTTTGAGTCTGATTG from Litoribrevibacter albus harbors:
- a CDS encoding 7TM diverse intracellular signaling domain-containing protein; its protein translation is MCWIRYVVLMLAVLASSLTCRADTDINDLVWPKLIEVHQGDIYSLEDASKYIEDRHGEYNIQMVREQAELWQPVPDDSLNFGYSRSKFWIHSQFNSEINEPLIIRGEYALIDFVDVWIYRNGQLVKAHQTGDSRPYYSRPIEHPQFVFSVDSKIGDQIDVYFRLQTDGSVTWPLRVMSESTYETQQDNILVVRGGYFGIMLVMVLYNLFIYAVIRQRAYAYYVLFVSTFLFFQLVYEGVAFQHLWPNLPWLNAYMLPLSYALNEVAMIAFIRVFMELPGKNPRLDLYFRMLMIMAVGLVVGVTVIPYKYLVPMVVVLALVVTISGFSTGAYLWSKGNKFAHYFTVAWALLLVGLVLGNLRAIGIIPTNFVTAHAYQFGAVFEVLLLSLALARRIDIAQKEKALAEKEMIRAQRESILNLKRYQDLYDNAVAGMFQSNLQDRFIRVNGALANMFGYESPQEMVSQISSISHDLAADKPDMDELFRKLLREKSVMDRELKLRCKDGSYIWVSMTVRTVMDIAGNVDHLEGSVVDITERKYAETYRQEEERRRMAALEEVVVGVAHEVSTPLGINLTSLSLIEDRQLELKQQFESGKMSRHSFESFIDVLGDGIDLMSRNLKRIENLVHNFRQVSVHHLGYSQKEFDLADLVRGIALGDGPDLTGICLDLNVPNQVDVCSYPQAFLLILEKLMENSLQHGFVKDQLNKSIRVELEVQPSKVTLTYKDNGKGLDKAVQEKIFMPFYTTQRGALGRTGLGMYIVFNVTTQLLQGRVQVLDHQGFALSIEVPRYLEVDISQNEAVRDVSSDGFIQVSENVVPLPKKKA